A part of Apodemus sylvaticus chromosome 19, mApoSyl1.1, whole genome shotgun sequence genomic DNA contains:
- the LOC127669780 gene encoding olfactory receptor 1G1-like has protein sequence MNCSQAPGFILLGLSSDPEKWQPFFSIFLGLYLLGLLGNLLLLIAIGADVHLHTPMYFFLSQLSLVDLCFITTTAPKMLESLWTGDGSISFSGCLTQLYFFAVFADMDNLLLAVMAIDRYAAICHPLLYPLLMTPCRCVVLVSGSWGVTHCVSLTHTLLLSQLYFQTNQEIPHFFCDFGPLLWLSCSDAHLNEHLMMALAGVLGISALLCIVSSYGCIFYAVARVPSAQGKRKALATCSSHLSVVAIFYSTVFATYLKPPSSSRSSGEVVAAVMYTLVTPTLNPFIYSLRNKDVKSSLRRILNMVKSQN, from the coding sequence atgaACTGCAGTCAGGCTCCCGGTTTTATCCTCTTGGGACTGTCCAGTGACCCAGAGAAATGGCAGCCCTTCTTTAGCATCTTCCTAGGTCTCTACTTGCTGGGCCTTTTAGGGAACCTGCTACTTCTGATAGCTATTGGTGCTGATGTCCACCTCCACACCCCCATGTATTTCTTCCTCAGTCAGCTCTCACTTGTGGATCTTTGCTTCATCACCACCACAGCCCCTAAAATGCTGGAGTCTCTGTGGACTGGAGATGGATCAATCTCATTCTCTGGATGCCTGACTCAGTTGTACTTCTTTGCTGTCTTTGCTGACATGGATAACCTGCTTCTGGCAGTCATGGCTATTGACCGCTATGCTGCTATCTGCCACCCACTCCTCTACCCACTTCTCATGACTCCTTGTAGATGTGTGGTTCTGGTCAGTGGGTCATGGGGAGTAACTCATTGTGTGTCTCTGACTCATACTTTGTTGCTCTCTCAGTTATATTTTCAAACAAATCAAGAGATTCCtcattttttctgtgattttggGCCTCTCTTATGGCTTTCCTGCTCTGATGCTCACCTCAATGAACACCTGATGATGGCTTTGGCTGGAGTTTTGGGAATCAGTGCACTTCTCTGCATTGTAAGTTCTTATGGTTGTATTTTTTATGCTGTGGCTAGAGTTCCATCAGCACAGGGGAAACGGAAAGCCCTTGCCACATGTAGTTCCCACCTCTCTGTAGTCGCCATTTTCTATAGCACAGTCTTTGCCACCTACCTGAAGCCCCCATCTAGTTCTCGTTCCTCTGGAGAGGTGGTAGCTGCTGTTATGTATACCTTGGTAACTCCCACTCTGAACCCCTTCATTTATAGTCTGAGAAATAAGGATGTTAAGAGTTCATTGAGAAGGATCTTAAACATGGTGAAGTCTCAGAACTAA
- the LOC127669771 gene encoding olfactory receptor 11A1 has product MEIVFTGNQTVTEFVLLGFHEAPGLHLLFFSLFTTLYASIITGNMLIAVVVVSSQRLHTPMYFFLVNLSFIEIVYTSTVVPKMLEGFIQEATISVAGCLLQFFVFGSLATDECFLLAVMAYDRYLAICHPLRYPLLMGPQWCLGLVLTVWLSGFMVDGLVVALMAQQRFCGPNLIDHFYCDFSPLMVLACSDTQVAQVTTFVLSVVFLTVPFGLVLISYVQIVVTVLRVPSGTGRTKAFSTCSSHLAVVSTFYGTLMVLYIVPSAVHSQILSKVIALLYTVVTPIFNPVIYTLRNQEVQQALRRLLYCKPTEM; this is encoded by the coding sequence ATGGAAATCGTCTTTACAGGAAACCAAACTGTCACTGAGTTTGTACTTCTTGGCTTCCATGAAGCCCCTGGGCTGCACCtcctatttttttctctgtttaccACCCTCTATGCCTCCATCATCACAGGGAACATGCTCATTGCAGTGGTGGTGGTGAGCTCCCAGAGGCTTCACACACCCATGTATTTCTTTCTGGTGAATCTGTCCTTCATAGAGATTGTCTATACCTCCACAGTGGTGCCCAAAATGTTGGAAGGCTTCATACAGGAGGCCACCATATCTGTGGCTGGCTGCTTGCTCCAGTTCTTTGTCTTTGGCTCTCTGGCTACAGATGAGTGTTTCCTGCTGGCTGTGATGGCATATGATCGATATCTTGCAATATGTCACCCCCTACGATACCCACTCCTGATGGGGCCTCAATGGTGCCTGGGATTGGTGCTCACAGTCTGGTTGTCTGGCTTCATGGTAGATGGACTAGTTGTTGCTCTGATGGCCCAGCAGAGGTTCTGTGGCCCCAACCTAATTGATCACTTTTACTGTGATTTCTCACCTTTGATggtcctggcttgctcagatacCCAAGTGGCCCAGGTGACTACATTTGTTCTCTCTGTTGTCTTCCTGACTGTCCCCTTTGGACTTGTTCTGATCTCCTATGTTCAGATTGTGGTGACAGTGCTGAGAGTTCCTTCTGGGACCGGAAGGACCAAGGCCTTCTCCACATGCTCCTCTCACCTGGCTGTGGTGTCCACATTTTATGGAACACTCATGGTCTTGTACATTGTGCCCTCTGCTGTCCATTCCCAGATCCTCTCCAAGGTCATTGCGCTGCTCTACACAGTGGTCACCCCCATCTTCAACCCTGTCATCTATACCTTGAGGAACCAGGAGGTGCAGCAGGCACTAAGACGGCTTCTCTACTGCAAACCAACTGAAATGTGA